The Streptomyces pratensis genomic interval GGAATGAGCCGCCCCGTGCGGGGTGGGCTGACCGTAGCGGCGATGGCCCTCATCCCGCTGCTCGCCGTCGCGGGGAGCGACGGCATGCGAGCCGCTTTCGACTTCACCACAGGTGTCCTGACCCTGGTCTCCCTCACCGCAGCCGTTGCCTGGGGCCTGCTGGCCACCGACAGGATGTTCCTCTCGACCCGTCAGCGGATCATCTGCCAGGGCATCCACCGGGCCGCCGCCGTCGCCTCACTGGGCTTCCTGCTGCTGCACGGGACGGTGAAGGTCGCTCTCGGGCACGTCGGACTGCTCGGCGCCCTCATACCGTTCGGTACGGGCGTGGGCGGCACCGCGGGTCTCATCGGCTTCGGCTCCCTGGCCGGACTGCTGATGATCGCTGCTGCGGCGACCGGTGCCATGCGCAGCGCCTTCGCCACCCCGGGCAGGATCGCAGGCCGGTGGCGTGCGCTGCACGCCTTGGCGTACCCCGCCTGGTGCTCCGCGCTGGTGCACGGCCTGTACGCGGGCAGGGAACCCGCGACCTGGGTCGTCGTGATGTACATGCTCTGCCTGGTGGCGGTGGCCGCCGCACTCGCCCTGCGTCTGCTTCCCGGCCCGGCCAAACGGCTGCTCACAGAGTTGGTCACCGGCCTGACCGGCCCGGACGCCCCTCCGTCCGCATCGGATCCGGTCATGCGCACCGCCCCGCTCCCCGGCTCGGAACAGATGTCCGCACCGTCCGGCCCGGGCCTTCCTCCTGACGCACCCGGCTGGGGCGACGACGACCGCCGGGCACGCGGTACCCCCGTCCGCCCCAGGAAGCTCGCCGCCCCGGCTCCGCCCGGAGCGCCGGGGGGCACGTCCCGGCAGGCCGAGCAGCAGCTGTACGGCCACCAGCAGTACGAACCCCCGCCACGGAGCTCCGAGCGGCTCAGCCCGGGCCCCGTGCCCGCCCCGGCACCGAGCGGCGGCTCCCGGCCCGATATCTCCGCGGCGTACCGCGCCGTCTCACGCCCGTACGTCCGCCCGCCCGAGCGGGGGGACGACCGATGGCCCGCGCCGTCCCCGCCACCCCCCGCGCAGGCGCTCAGGCCCGCGTACGCCCCGCCCCCGGGCCCCTCCTCGGAGACCGAGCAGCTGCCGGGGCCGCTCTATCCGCCCTCGGCAGGAGAGCCCTGGCACGCGCCGGCAGGAGACCGACCGTGAACGTCCCCCTCCCTGACGTGCCCGAGGTCCGCGTCGTCGGGCTCCCTCAGCTGACCACCGGCTTCGACCTGGTGGAACGACTGGACCTCGCCATGCACCTGAAAGTGCACGGCCCGCTGGAACCGGTGGCAGGTGAGCGGCTGGCCGAACTGGCGGAGTCCGTCTCGCTGCGCGGCCGGGGCGGCGCGGGCTTCCCCTTCGGGAAGAAGCTGCGCGCGGTCGCGAAGGCCTCGATACGGCGCGGGGTGCGGCCCGTCGTCGTGATCAACGGCAGCGAGGGTGAGCCCGCCTGCCGCAAGGACACCGTGCTGCTCAACCGCTCCCCGCACCTCATCCTCGACGGCGCCCTGCTCGCCGCTGAGGCCCTCGGCGCACGCACCCTGGTCGTGGCCGTCACACGTAACTCCACGGAGATCTCGGTGCGGGCCGCCCTGGCCGAACGGGGTCTGTCCGACCGTCGCGGACAGCATCTCCGCGCCCGGGTGGTACGCACCCCGGAGCGCATGGTCTCCGGGGAGGCGTCAGCGGTCATCCGGGCGGTGAACGGCGGCCCCGCCCTGCCGCCGGGCCGCCGCGAGCGCGCCGCGGAGTCCGGCGTGGCCGGCGCCCCGACGCTTCTGTCGAACGCTGAGACGTACGCTCAGCTCGCTGTGGCCGCCCGCCTCGGCCCCGGCCGCTACGGGCACACGGGCCTGCCCGACGAACCCGGCACCGTCCTTCTCACGGTCTCGGGTGCGGTGGCGCACCCGATGGTGATCGAGGTACCCACGGGAGTGCCCCTGCGCTATGTCCTGCAGCTCGCCGGAGCACCGCCCCTGCCCCAGGGCGTACTCACCGGCGGCTATCACGGCAACTGGATCGACGCGGTCGCCTCGCACGACGCCATGGTCTCCAGAGCCTCTCTGGCCGCGGCGGGCGGCGCACTCGGCGCCGGTGCCATCCTGCCGATCGGTCCGGAAACCTGCCCGCTCGGTGAGTCACTGCGGATCGCGAACTGGCTGGCCGCCGAGACCGCCGGCCAGTGCGGTCCCTGCAAGCTGGGGCTGCCCGCCGCCGCGGGCGGTCTCTCCGACGTACTGAACGGTGGCGGTCCCGCCGCCCTGGAGGCACTCCGCGAGGTGACCCAGGCCGTGAAGGGCCGCGGGGCGTGCAAGCACCCGGACGGATCCGCCCGGTTCCTGGCGTCCACCCTCTCGGCGTTCACGGACGACCTCGCCGCGCACGTGCTGGACGGCGGCTGCGGACGGAAGACCCTGGGAGTGCTGCCGTTGCCCTCCCCCGGCTACGAGGATCTGGAGGAGTCCATCCCGAGCGGGGAGAGACTGGCGGTGGACTGGACGCTCTGCCAGGGGCACGGCCTGTGTGCGGACATCGTTCCGGAACTGATCAGGCTGGGCCCCGACGGCTATCCGGCGCTCGCGGACGCCGCTGTTCCCATGCACCTGCGGGGCCGGGCACAGCGTGCTGTGCGGCGATGCCCTGCCCTGGCCCTCCGCATCGAACGGGCACCCGCCGAACGGCCCGCGCTCCCGAGCGCTCAGCGCAGGGCCCTGGGCGGCGGACGCGGCTGATTCACACGCCCCGCGGACACGACAGTGGTGACGGACACAACGAGAAGCGGGTCATCCGATATCGGATGACCCGCTTCTTAACTGTGGAGCTAAGGAGAATTGAACTCCTGACCTCCTGCATGCCATGCAGGCGCTCTACCAACTGAGCTATAGCCCCGTGCTGTCTGCCGCCTGGTTTCCCTGGCGACATCGAGAACATTACACGGTCCCACCGGCCCATCAAAAATCGTTTCCACTCTGTCCGCATATGACTGGCCGACGAGGCCCTGACCAGCGGTTGCTCGCATGATGACCAGCGGGGCCGGAGGTACCGAGTCAGGCGGTGGCGAAGGAGTAGAAGCGTTTGAGGGTGCAGTGCTCCTCCAGGAGCCGGCCGTAGATCGGCTCCCCCTCGAGCTCGCGGTAGGTCTCGATGGGGTCGCCCTTTATGATCAGCGCCCGCGCGCACTCCTCGCACCAGTACTGGAACTCCGTGTTGACGGGGTCCATGTCCCGCACGATGGGCGTACCGCTGCCGCACCAGTCGCACTTCCGCCTGTGTGCACCCATCCGGTCAGCTCCGAGGGTGGCCGGAGGCCGTGCGCGTGAAGGAGGAGTCCTCTTGCGAGGCGCCGAGCGAGCGGGGCGCGGTGGAATCTCGGGTGGTGCCGGAGCAGTTGGTCGCGGTGGGGGCAAGGAGCGGACCCGGGGCCCGTACGCGGCTCGCAGGCATCGCGCTCCCTCCCGATCGGTCCGTCGCCCCCTCCGGCGCTCCGATTCTGCCATGGCCTCGCAAGGGGGTCAGCCCGACGACCGCCCCGCCGGCTGTCTTTGTCCTGAAGGGAGGGTCCCGAAGCAGTCGGCTCACCTGCGAAGAAGACGCCGGACCACCCTGCCGGCCCTTGTCCCGGGCGGGATAAGGCAGTTGAGGCATGAGCGGTGCGGCGTACCGCTCCGGATCCGCACAACTGGCAAAAAAAGATCCCGCCCCCTGCCGGGGACGGGATCTTGACTGTGGAGCTAAGGAGAATTGAACTCCTGACCTCCTGCATGCCATGCAGGCGCTCTACCAACTGAGCTATAGCCCCGCTGTCCGCTGTGTTTCCCTGCGTTTCCGCGCTGCGAACAAGAAGAACTTTAGCCTGCGACGAGCCGGAAAGTGAAATCCGGCCCCCGCCGCCCGGAGAAGGCCTCCGGGCGCCCGCTAATCGTCGTCGCCGAGCACCGGCTCAGGGAGGGTTCCGGCGTTGTGCTCGAGCAGGCGCCAGCCGCGCGCGCCTTCACCCAGCACGGACCAGCAGCAGTTGGAAAGCCCGCCGAGCCCCTCCCAGTGGTGGGCCTCGAGCCCGAGCAGACGGCCGATGGTCGTCCGGATCGTGCCGCCATGGCTCAC includes:
- a CDS encoding NADH-quinone oxidoreductase subunit NuoF family protein, whose amino-acid sequence is MNVPLPDVPEVRVVGLPQLTTGFDLVERLDLAMHLKVHGPLEPVAGERLAELAESVSLRGRGGAGFPFGKKLRAVAKASIRRGVRPVVVINGSEGEPACRKDTVLLNRSPHLILDGALLAAEALGARTLVVAVTRNSTEISVRAALAERGLSDRRGQHLRARVVRTPERMVSGEASAVIRAVNGGPALPPGRRERAAESGVAGAPTLLSNAETYAQLAVAARLGPGRYGHTGLPDEPGTVLLTVSGAVAHPMVIEVPTGVPLRYVLQLAGAPPLPQGVLTGGYHGNWIDAVASHDAMVSRASLAAAGGALGAGAILPIGPETCPLGESLRIANWLAAETAGQCGPCKLGLPAAAGGLSDVLNGGGPAALEALREVTQAVKGRGACKHPDGSARFLASTLSAFTDDLAAHVLDGGCGRKTLGVLPLPSPGYEDLEESIPSGERLAVDWTLCQGHGLCADIVPELIRLGPDGYPALADAAVPMHLRGRAQRAVRRCPALALRIERAPAERPALPSAQRRALGGGRG